A single window of Sulfitobacter sp. JL08 DNA harbors:
- a CDS encoding HupE/UreJ family protein has translation MQNLTFFRMFHKLRLILMLSTLLALLSTALSAHEVTPTIADLSVEGGEVTLVLRLNAEAYLSGIDLDGVENTNDTPQSNDYDALRALTPAELEARLAAFVPGWAETIEITADGQTVPLTLASAEAGEVGDIELPRITQLTLRGPIAENAKSLTFGWPRGAGALVLRQQGVEQPFTDYIEAGSTSPDIDLRGGGGQGSWATFGTYIPIGFDHILPKGLDHILFVLGLFFLSTRLRPLIWQVSAFTLAHTVTLALGALGWVAIPASIVEPLIAASIVYVAVENILTDGLSRWRPLVIFGFGLLHGLGFASVLGEYGLPDNQFFPALIGFNIGVELGQLTVIAIAFALLGYWFRDKPWYRARIAIPASVLIALVGGYWFVERVFL, from the coding sequence ATGCAGAATCTAACCTTCTTTCGGATGTTCCATAAGCTGCGCCTGATCCTGATGTTGTCAACCCTCTTGGCACTGCTGTCGACTGCGTTAAGCGCGCATGAAGTGACACCGACCATCGCTGATCTGAGCGTGGAAGGCGGCGAAGTCACGCTGGTTTTGCGCCTGAATGCCGAGGCGTATCTGTCCGGTATTGATCTGGACGGCGTCGAAAATACCAATGATACCCCGCAATCCAATGATTACGATGCCCTGCGCGCCCTGACACCCGCAGAGCTTGAGGCGCGATTGGCCGCTTTTGTGCCCGGCTGGGCCGAAACGATCGAAATAACGGCAGACGGGCAGACAGTGCCCCTGACACTTGCCAGTGCCGAGGCCGGAGAGGTGGGCGATATCGAATTGCCGCGCATCACCCAGTTAACCTTGCGTGGCCCGATTGCAGAAAATGCAAAGTCCCTGACCTTTGGCTGGCCCAGGGGCGCTGGCGCGCTGGTATTGCGCCAGCAAGGCGTGGAACAGCCGTTTACGGATTATATCGAGGCCGGCTCCACCAGCCCCGATATCGACCTGCGCGGCGGCGGCGGGCAGGGGTCCTGGGCCACGTTTGGCACCTATATTCCAATTGGTTTCGATCACATCCTGCCCAAGGGGCTGGATCATATCCTGTTTGTGCTGGGGCTGTTTTTCCTGTCCACCCGCTTGCGTCCGCTGATCTGGCAGGTCAGCGCGTTTACGCTGGCCCACACGGTCACGCTGGCCCTTGGGGCGCTGGGATGGGTCGCAATTCCGGCCAGCATTGTCGAACCGCTGATTGCGGCCTCAATCGTCTATGTCGCTGTGGAAAACATCCTGACAGACGGGCTTAGCCGGTGGCGTCCCTTGGTGATCTTCGGGTTCGGGCTGCTGCACGGTCTGGGCTTTGCATCGGTGCTGGGCGAATACGGATTGCCCGACAATCAGTTTTTTCCAGCCCTGATCGGGTTCAACATAGGGGTGGAACTGGGGCAGCTGACGGTGATCGCCATTGCCTTTGCCCTGCTGGGATACTGGTTTCGTGACAAACCGTGGTACCGTGCGCGCATCGCGATCCCCGCATCGGTTCTGATTGCGCTGGTCGGCGGTTACTGGTTCGTGGAGCGTGTGTTTCTTTAA
- a CDS encoding thiamine phosphate synthase, with amino-acid sequence MAEQEQPQTYLITPAHFELSAFPPLLAQVLDQCPVACVRLAMAGQSEDTIARAADTLREITHARDVALVLSEHLVLVERLGLDGVHLLDASKSVRYARKQLGEDAIIGSFCGTSRHDGLIAGEAGADYISFGPVGETALGDGSRAEQEIFEWWSDVVEVPCVAEGALDLDLVRGLAPFTDFFGIGDEIWSTDDPVAMLKTMQAAMG; translated from the coding sequence ATGGCCGAACAAGAGCAGCCACAAACCTATCTGATCACCCCTGCCCATTTCGAATTGTCGGCCTTTCCGCCCCTGCTGGCGCAGGTGCTGGACCAGTGCCCTGTCGCTTGCGTGCGCCTGGCGATGGCTGGTCAGTCCGAAGATACGATTGCCCGCGCCGCTGACACGCTGCGCGAGATCACCCATGCCCGCGATGTTGCACTGGTGCTGTCGGAACATCTGGTTCTGGTGGAACGTCTGGGGCTGGACGGTGTGCATTTGCTGGATGCGTCGAAATCCGTGCGTTATGCGCGCAAGCAACTGGGTGAAGATGCGATCATCGGCAGCTTTTGCGGCACGTCGCGTCATGACGGGCTGATTGCGGGCGAAGCGGGCGCGGATTACATCAGTTTCGGCCCTGTCGGGGAAACCGCGCTCGGCGATGGATCACGCGCCGAACAGGAAATCTTTGAATGGTGGTCCGACGTGGTCGAGGTACCCTGCGTTGCCGAGGGCGCGCTTGATCTTGATCTGGTGCGCGGCCTTGCGCCTTTCACCGATTTTTTCGGCATCGGCGATGAAATCTGGTCCACGGATGATCCGGTCGCGATGTTGAAGACCATGCAGGCGGCGATGGGTTAA
- a CDS encoding carboxypeptidase M32 gives MTAYDELMAFQRDTEALGQVAGRLGWDQETMMPRGAAAQRSEEMAAMEGVLHARRIDPRMADWLAKIDDAALGPVEQAQMREIRRSYARTVKVPAALAAEIARVTSRAQGQWAEARSNDDVAAFVPVLKDVLRLKREEGQALAAGGNVYDAMLDDYEPGITADDLETMFAAMRPRLVALRAAVLDRPAPAGLTGTFDEPKQMQLTRKLAKAFGYDMATGRVDKAVHPFSSGSGQDVRITTRTSETDPFNCFYSTIHEVGHACYEQNIAPDFLLTPLGRGVSMGVHESQSRIYENQLGRSRAFCGFLFEQMQAQFGDFGVADADALYGAVNRVSNGYIRTEADEVQYNLHIMLRFDLERALISGDLGAGDLEAAWNDRFKADFGYEVDRASNGCLQDVHWSVGLFGYFPTYSLGNVYAGCLYQALRAAVPDLETQLAQGDLGPATGWLAQNVQCHGGRHLPREVIEQASGIAPSEGPLLDYLDGKFGALYEL, from the coding sequence ATGACAGCCTATGATGAATTGATGGCGTTCCAGCGCGACACCGAAGCGTTGGGGCAGGTCGCGGGCCGGTTGGGCTGGGATCAGGAAACCATGATGCCACGCGGTGCAGCCGCACAGCGCAGCGAGGAAATGGCCGCGATGGAAGGCGTGTTGCATGCGCGGCGCATTGATCCGCGCATGGCCGACTGGCTGGCCAAGATCGATGATGCCGCACTGGGGCCGGTGGAACAGGCGCAAATGCGCGAAATCCGGCGCAGCTATGCCCGCACGGTCAAGGTGCCCGCCGCATTGGCCGCCGAAATTGCCCGCGTCACATCCCGTGCCCAGGGCCAGTGGGCCGAGGCGCGCAGCAATGATGATGTTGCAGCCTTTGTGCCGGTTCTGAAAGACGTGCTGCGCCTGAAACGCGAAGAAGGGCAGGCGCTGGCGGCTGGCGGCAATGTCTATGACGCGATGCTGGACGATTACGAACCGGGTATCACCGCCGATGATCTGGAAACGATGTTCGCCGCAATGCGTCCACGTCTGGTGGCCCTGCGCGCTGCCGTACTGGACCGGCCCGCGCCCGCCGGTCTGACCGGCACCTTTGACGAACCCAAACAGATGCAGCTGACCCGTAAACTGGCCAAGGCATTTGGCTATGACATGGCGACAGGACGCGTGGACAAGGCGGTGCATCCGTTCAGTTCGGGCAGCGGGCAGGATGTCCGCATCACCACACGCACCTCTGAAACCGATCCGTTCAACTGTTTCTATTCCACCATCCACGAGGTCGGGCATGCCTGTTATGAACAGAATATCGCCCCCGATTTCCTGCTGACTCCGCTGGGGCGGGGCGTGTCGATGGGTGTGCACGAAAGCCAAAGCCGGATTTACGAAAACCAGTTGGGCCGCAGCCGCGCCTTTTGCGGCTTCCTGTTCGAACAGATGCAGGCGCAATTCGGCGATTTCGGCGTTGCGGATGCCGATGCGCTTTACGGGGCCGTCAATCGCGTATCGAACGGCTATATCCGTACCGAAGCGGACGAAGTGCAGTACAACCTGCATATCATGCTGCGCTTTGATCTGGAGCGCGCGCTGATTTCCGGCGATCTGGGCGCCGGCGATCTGGAGGCGGCGTGGAACGATCGCTTCAAGGCCGATTTCGGATACGAGGTTGATCGCGCCTCGAACGGGTGTTTGCAGGATGTGCACTGGTCTGTCGGTCTGTTTGGCTATTTCCCGACCTACAGCCTTGGCAATGTCTATGCCGGATGCCTTTATCAGGCGCTGCGCGCCGCCGTGCCCGATCTGGAAACGCAACTGGCCCAGGGCGATCTTGGTCCCGCAACCGGCTGGCTGGCGCAGAACGTGCAATGCCATGGCGGGCGGCATCTGCCCCGCGAGGTGATCGAACAGGCCAGCGGTATTGCACCTAGCGAAGGGCCGTTACTGGATTATCTGGATGGAAAGTTCGGCGCGCTTTACGAGCTTTGA
- the ctaA gene encoding heme A synthase: MSGKRNIFEEVGTSDATRPAAQTGVIDQGRGGARGGIRIWLLILFALVVVMIAVGGLTRLTDSGLSITEWRPLTGALPPMNEAAWLSEFAKYQAIPEFQIQNQWMQLDDFKVIYWWEWGHRQLGRVIGLVWGIGFLWFFLRRQIPTGWTGRLLLLGGLGGLQGAIGWWMVSSGLSGSMTDVASYRLAIHLGLAFAILGMIAWYVFLLGRSERDLMQARRGKEAKLFSLSTGLMHFAFLQILIGALVAGIDAGRSYTDWPLMGGQVFPASALVLEPWWRNFFESPGLVQFIHRIAGYLLLVFAVIVWLRGRKSAHATTRFAFNAVMAALSLQMVLGIVTVLYGAPWQVAILHQLLAVALWVLIHRARYLSAYPVATSLRTQ; the protein is encoded by the coding sequence ATGAGCGGTAAACGAAATATTTTTGAAGAAGTAGGCACGTCTGACGCAACTCGCCCAGCAGCGCAGACAGGCGTGATCGATCAGGGCCGGGGCGGCGCGCGCGGGGGCATCCGCATCTGGCTGTTGATCCTGTTCGCGCTTGTCGTGGTGATGATTGCCGTGGGCGGTCTGACCCGCCTGACAGACAGTGGCCTTTCCATCACCGAATGGCGCCCGCTGACCGGCGCGCTGCCCCCGATGAACGAAGCGGCGTGGCTATCGGAATTTGCAAAATATCAGGCGATACCGGAATTCCAGATCCAGAACCAGTGGATGCAACTGGATGATTTCAAAGTCATCTACTGGTGGGAATGGGGCCACCGCCAACTGGGCCGTGTGATCGGTCTTGTCTGGGGGATCGGGTTCTTGTGGTTTTTCCTGCGGCGCCAGATTCCAACCGGATGGACCGGCCGTTTGCTGCTTCTTGGCGGTCTTGGCGGGCTTCAGGGGGCGATCGGATGGTGGATGGTGTCATCGGGGCTAAGCGGGTCGATGACGGATGTGGCCAGTTACCGGCTGGCGATCCATCTGGGCCTGGCCTTTGCCATTCTGGGCATGATCGCGTGGTATGTGTTCCTGCTGGGGCGCAGCGAACGCGACCTGATGCAGGCCCGCCGCGGCAAAGAGGCAAAGCTGTTTTCACTGTCCACCGGCCTGATGCATTTCGCGTTCCTGCAAATCCTCATCGGCGCGCTGGTGGCGGGTATTGATGCGGGGCGATCCTATACCGATTGGCCGCTGATGGGCGGGCAGGTGTTTCCGGCCAGCGCGCTGGTGCTGGAGCCTTGGTGGCGCAACTTTTTTGAGAGTCCGGGTCTGGTACAGTTCATCCACCGGATTGCCGGGTATCTGTTGCTTGTGTTCGCCGTCATCGTCTGGCTGCGCGGGCGCAAATCGGCCCATGCAACCACACGCTTTGCCTTTAACGCGGTGATGGCGGCCCTGTCGCTTCAGATGGTGCTGGGCATCGTGACCGTTCTTTACGGCGCGCCCTGGCAAGTCGCCATTCTGCACCAGTTGCTGGCGGTGGCCCTGTGGGTTCTGATCCATCGCGCGCGCTACCTGTCGGCCTATCCCGTCGCAACCTCTCTCAGGACACAATAA
- the gyrA gene encoding DNA gyrase subunit A, producing MNDTPETPENEDEMPPERPVYDGPTVSIEDEMKTSYLDYAMSVIVSRAIPDLRDGLKPVHRRILYAMHETGNTHDKSYRKSARPVGDVMGKYHPHGDSAIYDALVRMAQDFSMSLPLLDGQGNFGSMDGDNAAAMRYTEVRMDKPAAFLLADIDKETVDFQDNYDGKDREPTVLPARFPNMLVNGAGGIAVGMATNIPPHNLGEVINATLALIDNPDLTSEELIEYVPGPDFPTGGMMLGRSGARKAYLEGRGSVIIRSKTRVEEIRKDRYAIIIDEIPYQVNKASMIEKIAEQVREKKIEGVSHVQDESDRNGVRVVVELKRDATAEVVLNQLFRFTPMQTYFGCNMLALNGGRPEQLTLRRFLTSFIDFREDVVARRTAFELRKARERSHILCGLAVAVTNIDEVVATIRQSADAAEAREKLMTRRWPARDILEYIALIDDPTHTANDDGTYNLSETQARAILELRLQRLTQIGVKEVTDELQELAGKIREYLEILGSRERIMGIISDELREVRDQFAVPRRTEIVDWSGDMDDEDLIEREDMVVTVTSGGYIKRTPLADFRSQRRGGKGLSGMQTKEEDVVTTLFVANTHTQLLFFTTDGMVYKLKTWRLPQGGRTSKGKAVVNILPIPVGTSIAAIMPVDVPEENWADLQIVFATSAGDVRRNALSDFTNVKSNGKIAMKLPETVEMVNARICSEDEDVMLVTDSGRAIRFRSTDVRVFKGRDSTGVRGIRLTGDDRVVSMSVIRHFEATADERVAYLKMRRAMAGLADDGETDDEDGVADPNFSTERYAQMSAAENLILTITAKGSGKLSSSHDYPLRGRGGMGVAAMDKAMRGGALVASFPVDMDDQIMLATSKGQSIRVPVEGISFRSRSAGGVKVFDTGKNEVVVSVARIADQGDEDVVGDIADGGTE from the coding sequence GTGAACGACACGCCAGAAACACCTGAAAACGAAGACGAAATGCCACCGGAACGCCCGGTTTATGATGGCCCTACGGTTTCGATAGAAGACGAAATGAAGACGTCCTATCTGGACTATGCGATGTCGGTGATCGTCAGTCGCGCCATTCCCGATCTGCGCGACGGCCTGAAGCCGGTGCACCGGCGCATTCTTTACGCGATGCACGAAACCGGCAACACGCACGACAAATCATACCGGAAATCCGCTCGTCCCGTCGGCGATGTGATGGGGAAATACCACCCCCATGGCGACAGTGCGATCTATGATGCGCTGGTGCGGATGGCGCAGGATTTTTCGATGTCTCTGCCGCTGCTGGACGGACAGGGCAATTTCGGGTCGATGGATGGCGATAACGCAGCGGCGATGCGCTATACCGAAGTGCGCATGGACAAGCCGGCAGCCTTTTTGCTTGCTGATATCGACAAGGAAACGGTCGATTTTCAGGACAATTACGACGGGAAAGACCGTGAGCCCACGGTGTTGCCGGCGCGGTTTCCCAATATGCTGGTCAATGGTGCGGGCGGTATTGCCGTCGGTATGGCCACGAATATCCCGCCGCACAATCTGGGCGAGGTGATCAATGCGACCCTGGCGCTGATCGACAATCCCGACCTCACCAGCGAAGAACTGATCGAATATGTCCCCGGCCCCGATTTCCCGACCGGCGGCATGATGCTGGGCCGGTCCGGCGCGCGCAAAGCCTATCTTGAAGGGCGCGGATCGGTGATCATCCGGTCCAAGACCCGCGTGGAAGAGATCAGGAAAGACCGCTATGCCATTATTATCGATGAGATTCCCTATCAGGTGAACAAGGCGTCGATGATCGAAAAGATCGCCGAACAGGTGCGCGAAAAGAAGATCGAAGGCGTCAGCCACGTGCAGGACGAATCGGATCGCAACGGCGTGCGCGTGGTGGTGGAACTGAAACGCGATGCCACAGCCGAAGTGGTGCTGAACCAGCTGTTCCGCTTTACCCCGATGCAAACCTATTTCGGCTGCAACATGCTGGCGCTGAATGGCGGACGGCCCGAACAGCTGACACTGCGCCGGTTCCTGACGTCATTCATCGATTTCCGCGAAGATGTCGTTGCGCGACGCACGGCCTTTGAATTGCGCAAAGCGCGCGAACGCAGCCATATCCTGTGCGGTCTGGCCGTTGCCGTCACCAATATCGACGAAGTCGTTGCGACGATCCGCCAGTCCGCCGATGCGGCCGAAGCGCGCGAAAAACTGATGACGCGCCGCTGGCCTGCGCGTGACATTCTGGAATATATCGCGCTGATCGATGATCCGACCCATACGGCCAATGATGATGGCACCTATAACCTCAGCGAAACACAGGCCCGCGCCATTCTGGAACTGCGCCTGCAACGCCTGACCCAGATCGGTGTCAAAGAGGTGACGGACGAACTTCAGGAGTTGGCAGGCAAGATACGGGAATATCTGGAAATTCTTGGATCTCGCGAACGGATCATGGGCATCATTTCGGACGAGTTGCGCGAAGTGCGCGACCAGTTCGCCGTGCCGCGGCGGACCGAAATTGTCGACTGGTCCGGCGATATGGACGATGAAGACCTGATCGAACGTGAAGACATGGTCGTGACGGTGACATCGGGTGGCTATATCAAACGCACGCCTCTGGCCGATTTCCGCAGCCAGCGCCGCGGTGGCAAGGGCCTGTCGGGGATGCAGACCAAGGAGGAGGATGTTGTGACCACCCTGTTCGTGGCCAACACCCATACCCAGTTGCTGTTCTTCACCACCGATGGAATGGTTTACAAACTGAAAACGTGGCGTCTGCCGCAGGGCGGGCGCACGTCCAAGGGCAAGGCTGTGGTCAATATCCTGCCCATTCCGGTCGGAACCTCGATCGCGGCGATCATGCCGGTGGATGTGCCCGAAGAAAACTGGGCCGATCTGCAAATCGTGTTTGCCACCAGCGCTGGGGATGTGCGGCGCAACGCGCTCAGCGATTTCACCAATGTGAAATCCAACGGCAAGATTGCGATGAAGCTGCCCGAAACCGTGGAAATGGTAAATGCGCGCATCTGTTCTGAAGACGAAGATGTGATGCTGGTCACCGATTCCGGCCGTGCCATCCGCTTTCGCAGCACGGATGTTCGGGTGTTCAAGGGGCGCGACAGCACCGGTGTGCGAGGAATTCGCCTGACGGGGGATGACCGCGTTGTCTCTATGTCGGTGATCCGCCATTTCGAAGCGACCGCGGACGAACGCGTGGCCTATCTTAAAATGCGTCGCGCCATGGCCGGACTGGCCGATGATGGCGAAACCGATGATGAAGACGGCGTGGCCGATCCCAATTTCTCGACCGAACGCTATGCGCAGATGTCGGCGGCTGAAAACCTGATCCTGACAATCACTGCCAAAGGGTCGGGCAAATTGTCCAGCAGCCACGATTATCCGCTGCGCGGACGCGGCGGCATGGGCGTGGCCGCGATGGACAAGGCCATGCGCGGCGGCGCGCTGGTGGCATCCTTCCCCGTGGATATGGATGACCAGATCATGCTGGCGACATCCAAGGGCCAGTCGATCCGCGTGCCTGTCGAGGGGATCTCATTCCGTTCGCGCAGCGCGGGTGGCGTCAAGGTGTTTGACACCGGCAAGAACGAAGTGGTCGTAAGCGTTGCGCGTATCGCCGATCAGGGCGATGAGGATGTCGTGGGCGACATCGCAGACGGCGGGACAGAGTAA
- a CDS encoding usg protein — MDRQETELMLRGYGLTTAEFFYRMPDYTHVLNSFVWQDYDIAPDHPKLFEFVEFWQSEIEGPLHSVRFSHRKLLRSGEWRNVVGEFTLH; from the coding sequence ATGGATCGTCAGGAAACCGAATTGATGTTGCGGGGATACGGGCTGACCACGGCAGAGTTTTTCTATCGCATGCCCGATTACACCCATGTGCTGAACAGCTTTGTCTGGCAGGACTATGATATCGCACCGGATCACCCGAAACTGTTCGAGTTTGTCGAATTCTGGCAGTCGGAAATCGAAGGACCGCTGCATTCCGTGCGGTTTTCACACCGCAAATTGCTTCGCTCGGGCGAGTGGCGCAATGTCGTCGGAGAGTTTACCCTGCATTAG
- a CDS encoding Crp/Fnr family transcriptional regulator has protein sequence MDFSYFSGAGVFVQLALLFYILGLLTRNELRLRLFLLVGSGFYIIYYYNASDAPLWDAIWASSAIAASNLLMIVVILRERSTLGMSPEMLTLYQSFPTLNPGQFRRIMRLGDWIVAEQDTEICTQGVKPTHLYLLSSGTIKLGRDGKSVNIGAGNFLGEISFLIDGPATATVIAPAGAHYVQWERNQLTALMEKSSRLSNALSALFNKDIARKLAVSWPERPASAPRNVSPCA, from the coding sequence ATGGATTTTTCATACTTTTCCGGCGCTGGCGTCTTCGTACAGCTCGCACTGCTGTTTTATATTCTGGGGTTGCTGACACGGAATGAGCTGCGCCTGCGGCTTTTTCTGCTGGTCGGCTCGGGATTTTACATCATCTACTACTACAACGCATCCGACGCGCCTTTGTGGGATGCAATCTGGGCCAGCTCCGCGATCGCAGCGTCCAATTTGCTGATGATCGTTGTTATTTTGCGCGAACGCTCAACCTTGGGCATGTCGCCCGAGATGCTGACCTTGTACCAGTCCTTTCCTACGCTGAACCCCGGTCAGTTTCGCCGGATCATGCGCCTTGGGGACTGGATCGTGGCAGAGCAAGACACCGAAATCTGCACTCAGGGGGTCAAGCCGACGCATCTTTATCTTTTGTCATCGGGCACCATCAAGCTGGGCCGTGACGGCAAAAGCGTTAATATCGGTGCGGGCAATTTTCTCGGTGAAATATCGTTTCTGATCGACGGTCCGGCAACGGCCACCGTAATCGCGCCGGCTGGGGCGCATTATGTGCAGTGGGAACGCAATCAACTGACCGCCCTGATGGAAAAATCGTCGCGTCTGTCAAACGCGCTGAGTGCGCTGTTCAACAAGGATATTGCCCGCAAACTGGCTGTCAGCTGGCCCGAGCGGCCCGCCAGCGCGCCCCGGAACGTCTCGCCCTGTGCCTAA
- a CDS encoding RNA methyltransferase — MPTDTPQPVFILVRPQMGENIGAAARAMWNFGLDRMRIVAPRDGWPNQKAVVMASGAGRLLDEAGVFDSVADAAGDCTYVFATTARQRDLTKTVMSPEHAMQIARDRIAGGQKVAVLFGPERAGLENEDIARADALISVPVNPEFPSLNLAQCVLLTGYEWRRHAVDVTPQSVELAGTDWAPVIEIEKLAEHYENRLEEAGFFFPQDKAASMKINLRNLWARMALTRADVQMLHGILRQMVRWKERGS; from the coding sequence ATGCCGACCGACACGCCACAACCTGTCTTTATTCTGGTGCGCCCGCAAATGGGCGAAAACATCGGCGCGGCCGCGCGCGCGATGTGGAATTTCGGGCTGGACCGGATGCGGATCGTTGCGCCGCGTGACGGCTGGCCTAATCAAAAGGCGGTCGTGATGGCCAGCGGCGCAGGCCGCCTGCTGGACGAGGCCGGTGTTTTTGACAGCGTGGCCGATGCCGCGGGCGATTGTACCTATGTGTTCGCCACCACCGCGCGCCAGCGCGACCTGACGAAAACGGTCATGTCGCCCGAACACGCGATGCAGATCGCCCGCGACAGGATCGCAGGCGGGCAAAAAGTGGCGGTGCTGTTCGGGCCGGAACGCGCAGGTCTGGAAAACGAAGATATCGCCCGGGCCGATGCGCTGATCTCGGTTCCGGTGAACCCTGAATTTCCGTCGCTGAACCTTGCGCAATGCGTTTTGCTGACGGGCTATGAATGGCGCCGCCATGCCGTGGACGTTACGCCGCAAAGCGTGGAACTGGCCGGCACTGACTGGGCACCGGTGATCGAGATTGAAAAACTGGCCGAGCATTACGAGAACCGACTGGAAGAGGCCGGTTTCTTTTTTCCGCAGGACAAGGCCGCCAGCATGAAAATCAACCTGCGCAATCTCTGGGCCCGCATGGCGCTGACCCGTGCGGATGTGCAGATGTTGCACGGCATCCTGCGCCAGATGGTCCGCTGGAAAGAACGCGGGTCGTAA
- a CDS encoding DUF4198 domain-containing protein produces the protein MFRLALSVLALMFSISAVSAHEFWIEPQNFQVENGTILQADLKNGQNFKGIDLAFFENRFARFDMILNGVVAPVAARMGDSPALQQPVEGEGLLVIVHETTASRLTYTEWDKFQEFANHKGFGDMRARHEALGFPTDTFKETYFRYAKALVAVGDGAGEDAPTGMETEFVALTNPYNDVLDGGMRVQALYQGLPREDAQVEIFDRSPDGSVTVSITQTDASGIATVPVTNGHSYLLDAVVLREAPKDSGTVWETLWAALTFAVPE, from the coding sequence ATGTTCCGCCTTGCCCTGTCCGTTCTGGCGCTGATGTTTTCCATCAGCGCTGTGTCTGCTCATGAATTCTGGATTGAACCACAAAACTTTCAAGTTGAAAACGGCACAATCCTGCAGGCCGACCTGAAAAACGGACAGAATTTCAAAGGAATAGACCTTGCGTTTTTCGAAAACCGGTTCGCCCGATTTGATATGATCCTGAACGGCGTGGTTGCCCCTGTTGCGGCTCGCATGGGCGATTCTCCGGCATTGCAACAGCCGGTGGAAGGTGAAGGTTTGCTGGTCATCGTGCATGAAACCACTGCCAGCCGGCTGACCTATACGGAATGGGACAAATTCCAGGAATTTGCCAATCACAAGGGTTTTGGCGACATGCGCGCGCGGCATGAGGCGCTGGGATTTCCCACCGACACGTTCAAGGAAACCTATTTCCGCTATGCCAAGGCGCTTGTCGCGGTCGGGGACGGTGCCGGCGAGGATGCACCGACAGGTATGGAAACCGAATTTGTCGCGCTGACCAACCCTTACAATGATGTTCTGGATGGGGGCATGCGTGTGCAGGCCCTGTATCAGGGGCTGCCGCGCGAAGATGCGCAGGTCGAAATCTTTGACCGGTCGCCGGATGGCAGCGTTACGGTCAGTATCACGCAAACGGACGCGTCCGGCATTGCCACGGTGCCGGTGACAAACGGGCACAGCTATCTGCTGGATGCGGTGGTATTGCGCGAAGCGCCCAAGGACAGTGGAACGGTTTGGGAAACATTGTGGGCGGCGCTGACATTTGCCGTGCCAGAGTGA
- a CDS encoding PfkB family carbohydrate kinase encodes MTVSPDILCIGSVLWDVIGRSPSAMRQGSDVPGRITRLPGGVAMNIAMTLARFGMTPALLTAIGRDAEGDEMIAACTSRGMITDHVYRSDDLPTDRYMAVEGANGLIAAIADAHSLEAAGDKILRPLIVGPLGTAATPYRGPVALDGNLTVELLAHIAASGLFGAADLRVAPASPGKAERLAPFIAQRRGVLYVNLEEAGLLCHTEFSSSNEAALALVARGAMRALVTNGGQDASDGSVEGVITQAPPEVLVTRVTGAGDTFMAAHIAAEYAGSDRADALSRALRAAAVYVSGDTPS; translated from the coding sequence ATGACAGTTTCGCCTGACATCCTGTGCATCGGGTCCGTTCTTTGGGACGTGATCGGGCGTTCGCCCAGTGCGATGCGTCAGGGATCGGATGTGCCCGGCCGTATCACCCGCCTGCCCGGTGGCGTGGCAATGAACATCGCGATGACGCTGGCGCGCTTTGGCATGACCCCAGCGCTGCTGACAGCGATCGGGCGCGATGCCGAAGGCGATGAAATGATCGCCGCCTGCACGTCGCGCGGTATGATCACGGATCATGTCTACCGGTCCGATGATCTGCCCACAGACCGCTATATGGCAGTAGAAGGGGCGAACGGCCTGATTGCCGCCATTGCCGATGCCCATTCGCTTGAGGCCGCGGGCGACAAGATCCTGCGCCCGCTGATCGTGGGGCCGCTGGGCACGGCCGCCACACCCTATCGCGGCCCCGTGGCGCTGGACGGGAACCTGACCGTCGAATTACTGGCCCATATCGCGGCGTCTGGTCTGTTTGGCGCCGCTGACTTGCGGGTGGCGCCCGCGTCTCCGGGCAAGGCCGAGCGGTTGGCGCCGTTCATCGCGCAGCGGCGCGGTGTTTTATATGTCAATCTGGAAGAAGCCGGATTGCTGTGCCACACGGAATTTTCCAGTTCGAACGAGGCCGCCCTTGCGCTGGTCGCGCGCGGAGCGATGCGCGCGCTGGTTACAAATGGCGGTCAGGACGCGTCTGACGGCAGCGTGGAAGGCGTGATCACGCAGGCCCCGCCAGAGGTTCTGGTAACGCGGGTGACAGGTGCGGGCGATACGTTTATGGCCGCTCACATTGCCGCCGAATATGCCGGATCGGATCGCGCCGATGCGCTGTCGCGCGCGCTGCGGGCGGCTGCTGTCTATGTTTCAGGGGATACACCGTCATGA